One window of Papaver somniferum cultivar HN1 chromosome 9, ASM357369v1, whole genome shotgun sequence genomic DNA carries:
- the LOC113311082 gene encoding uncharacterized protein LOC113311082 isoform X4, which yields MDASERETSLNKKQNKETSNEESKSEVLNPYLPLHENASSCQTVSIQLVNGLLTTVCGDIACSSTGSSSTESSDDNSSDDESTDEDEDLSGGVVSPSGASTTQVILEASETSSFGIRRIIFKFGKRKEPESGVVSKTSQPVSNGVDNYLPYNHYHSGRGINSSKLVDSSADMLVDTSGMTFSGSDSMVLAPKKMEMKMKVGLNSYPTNVRKLLSTGILEGVSVKYYKGEKGMLRGIISGCGYLCGCGLCNFSNVVNAHVFVQHAGSKSKHPNNYVLLDNGKSIYCAVQELRNIPLGSLDKNHFKQRTRRKLNERVK from the exons ATGGATGCTTCAGAAAGAGAGACGTCCCTCAACAAGAAGCAAAATAAAGAAACTTCAAATGAAGAATCCAAATCGGAGGTGTTGAATCCATATCTTCCTTTGCATGAGAACGCTTCCAGTTGTCAAACTGTGTCAATTCAGCTTGTTAATGGGTTATTGACAACAGTGTGTGGTGATATTGCGTGTAGTAGTACCGGGAGTTCAAGTACAGAAAGTTCTGATGATAACAGCAGTGATGATGAAAGTACTGATGAGGATGAGGACCTATCTGGAGGTGTTGTTTCTCCTTCTGGTGCTTCAACTACTCAAGTTATATTGGAAGCTTCTGAAACATCTAGTTTTGGTATAAGAAGAATTATATTCAAGTTTGGAAAGAGAAAGGAACCAGAAAGTGGTGTAGTTAGTAAAACAAGTCAGCCTGTAAGTAATGGGGTGGACAATTATCTACCATACAACCATTATCACTCAGGACGTGGGATAAACTCCTCAAAGTTGGTTGATTCAAGTGCTGATATGCTTGTAGACACTTCTGGAATGACCTTTTCTGGATCAGATTCGATGGTTTTGGCTCCTAAGAAGATGGAAATGAAGATGAAGGTTGGTTTGAATAGCTACCCTACTAACGTCAGAAAGTTGTTGTCAACCGGTATTCTCGAAGGAGTATCTGTGAAGTATTATAAAGGAGAG AAAGGAATGCTGCGTGGAATTATAAGTGGTTGTGGTTACTTGTGCGGATGTGGATTGTGCAACTTTTCTAAT GTAGTCAATGCTCATGTGTTTGTGCAACATGCTGGTAGCAAATCAAAGCATCCAAATAATTATGTTTTGTTGGACAATGGCAAATCAATCTACTGTGCAGTGCAAGAGCTAAGGAATATTCCTCTCGGCTCGCTGGATAAA